The following are encoded together in the Triticum dicoccoides isolate Atlit2015 ecotype Zavitan chromosome 6B, WEW_v2.0, whole genome shotgun sequence genome:
- the LOC119324811 gene encoding nuclear pore complex protein NUP205-like, whose amino-acid sequence MAPPPPRELLAVVEAALLGPAPASPAQRVELLHAVRDAAPAFRALLSYPVPKASDRTQVEAKEVRLSDMPPITLDDTDVQTALKLSDELNLNEIECVRLLVSANREWVLYGREPLEIYRLAAGLWYMERRDLITSLYILLRSVVLDQGLDADLMYEIQNQMEALFNDGLRQRIITLVKELNREEPSGIGRPSSERYVLDFRGALVERRAIVSRERLSLSHCLALSALIKLMGPKEVKDTFSILKDCAAEVNENSTVELQITYGILFSLVITFVSDALSNSHEKTSLPSSDSSFRHEFHELVMKTCNDTTAEGFVGVVRLAWTVLLMLTQDRNSARDSVINASSRAVTDIWSCLDIICRLNAFKFLRERVMQAAAYQNDDDDIVYMYTGYAHKLMMCFLSHPTSRDKIKEIKEKAMNALSPYSLPRDHREDPNISGEQIGQPTNQPFVSLLELVGEIYQKEPELVNGNEELWTFVVYAGEDHTNTQTLVAFLGLLSTLASSDVGAAKVYELLQGKIYRSVGWNTLFDCLSIYEEKFKKSLQSSTSMLPDFPEGDAQALVAYLAVLQKVVENGNPSERRKWFPDIEPLFKLLSYENVPPYLKGALRNSITAFVKVSPQLKDAVWSYLEQYDLPVVTAPPGQHVATQVYDMRFELNEVEARRESYPSTISFLNLVNALIAEERNISDKGRRFMGIFKFVYEDVFGPFPQRAYADPREKWELALACLEHFHMVLRMYDIKDDDIYAAFNTSGPSTSNASVEKQLPVLELVKDFMCGKVAFRNIMNIILMGVDTLINERTTQTYGILLEKAVHLSLEIFILVMERDLVLADVFRPLYQPLEIILSQNHRQIISLLEFVRYDYLPQIQQCSIKIMGILSSRIVGLVQLLLKEDVAKSVIEDYAACLEFRFDDFQVIENTKDDVGVLILQLLIDNIYRPAPNITHLLLRFDVNGPIERTVLKPKSHYSCLKIILDNLEKVTKPDINALLHEFSFQLMYELCLDPLTCGPVMDLLSTTKYQFFSKHVGTIGVSPLPKRNNNQALRISMLHERAWLLKIQALALHVSDISSSVYREACLAILNDTFGHCAENMKNASMFQSPGTPICTSSGLMNRNKVLELLEVVQFRCPDTSMKYPQLLSNLRVESKIEEILRNSATSEFGGVYYFSERGDRLIDLDAFHQKLIQMSQELQTQLSESEKGELKESFHHLLKWAWRYNKNLEEQAAQLHMLTSWSQIVEVAVSRRMSLLENRSQLLFELLDASLGATSSPDCSVKMAYILTNVALTCMAKLRDERFICPTGADSDAVSCLDIISAKQLSNAACNSLLFKLIMAIMRNESSETLRRRQYALLLSYFQYCGSILDSDVPPSVIRFLLLEEQEGDDDELTLQNVLKEQSELARANFAIIRKEAQAVIDLVTKDAIHGSETGKAISFYVLDSLVSIDHEKYFLNQLQSRGILRSCLTDVSNYLSKDMSFSSEFSQRFCTIDAQFSLLLRITHHYGKHGSQILLSMGALQNLSSCNLLGYQKKGSSRLNSNVVKERAGETDKKWSLTAPVLRIITSFTSLVDSADFLEVKNKIVREIVDFAKQHQSIFNSILRENISGANAFSLERLNMVVSILSKIWAYEENDECSYIQDLFSMMHSLFSLDFGSLNFIQSPNMIENQKSELVLFGICFGLISYLYFLATKKNMRFQISDGDNNKLGQQQPTLQMVSNLLNSITLALERVGEEKYLLLNKVRDLNELSRKEVDEIIKVCMKQDCISPNDNIRKRRYIAMIDLCCMAGNRDQLITLLLQVAECAITILLVHFHDEACAEDLSSFSDELLPLLGRLEHLKEDKVGRNLKLFYRSVSTLKEMTVRSMTM is encoded by the exons atggcgccgccaccgccgcgcgaACTCCTGGCCGTCGTCGAGGCGGCGCTGCTCGGTCCCGCACCGGCGTCGCCGGCGCAGCGCGTGGAGCTCCTCCACGCCGTCCGCGATGCCGCCCCCGCATTCCGCGCGCTCCTCTCTTACCCG GTGCCAAAGGCGTCCGATCGAACtcaggtggaggccaaggaggttcgGCTCTCGGACATGCCACCAATCACGCTCGATGACACCGACGTGCAGACT GCCCTTAAGCTGAGTGATGAACTCAATCTTAATGAAATTGAGTGTGTTCGCTTGCTAGTTTCTGCCAACAGAGAG TGGGTTCTATATGGTCGGGAGCCACTGGAAATATATAGGCTTGCAGCTGGCCTTTGGTACATGGAGAGGAGAGATCTGATAACTTCTCTGTACATTTTGTTGCGG TCTGTTGTACTTGACCAAGGGCTTGATGCTGATCTGATGTATGAAATCCAAAATCAAATGGAGGCTCTTTTTAACGATGGTCTCCGACAGCGGATAATCACCCTTGTAAAG GAGCTTAACCGGGAAGAACCATCTGGCATTGGCCGACCAAGCTCTGAGCGCTATGTGCTTGATTTCAGAGGAGCTCTTGTCGAGAGGCGTGCCATTGTCTCCCGAGAGAGATTAAGTTTGAGTCACTGCCTTGCTCTTTCTGCACTTATCAAACTAATGG GTCCCAAGGAGGTGAAGGATACATTTTCAATATTAAAAGACTGCGCAGCTGAAGTAAATGAAAATTCTACTGTCGAGCTTCAG ATCACCTATGGCATCCTATTCTCTCTTGTAATAACTTTCGTTTCTGATGCCCTAAGTAATTCCCATGAGAAAACATCTTTGCCATCGTCTGATTCCTCGTTCAGACATGAATTTCATGAACTA GTGATGAAGACATGTAACGATACCACCGCTGAAGGATTTGTTGGTGTTGTGCGGCTTGCATGGACTGTTCTTTTGATGTTAACACAAGATCGAAATAGCGCAAGAGACTCAGTCATTAATGCTTCCTCTAGAGCTGTGACTGATATTTGGTCATGTCTGGATATTATCTGTCGTCTGAATGCTTTTAAATTTTTACGGGAGCGAGTTATGCAAGCAGCTGCTTACCAG AATGACGATGATGACATTGTTTACATGTACACTGGCTATGCGCACAAGTTGATGATGTGCTTTCTCTCCCATCCGACTTCTAGAGATAAG ATAAAAGAAATCAAGGAAAAAGCAATGAATGCTCTCAGCCCATACTCTCTTCCACGGGATCATAGAGAAGATCCTAATATAAGTGGGGAACAGATTGGTCAGCCTACTAACCAGCCTTTTGTATCCCTACTGGAACTAGTTGGGGAAATCTACCAG AAAGAGCCTGAGCTAGTGAATGGAAACGAGGAACTCTGGACCTTTGTCGTATATGCAGGCGAAGATCACACCAATACACAAACCCTCGTGGCCTTCCTTGGACTTCTAAGTACTTTG GCTTCCAGTGACGTGGGTGCCGCCAAGGTATACGAATTGCTCCAGGGAAAAATTTACCGCTCAGTTGGATGGAACACTTTGTTTGATTGCTTATCTATTTACGAAGAGAAGTTTAAGAAATCCCTTCAATCTTCCACAAGCATGTTGCCTGATTTTCCAGAGGGAGATGCACAGGCACTTGTTGCGTATTTAGCTGTCCTTCAGAAG GTGGTGGAAAATGGAAATCCATCTGAAAGAAGGAAATGGTTCCCTGACATTGAACCTTTGTTTAAGCTTCTAAGCTATGAAAATGTGCCCCCGTATTTGAAG GGGGCTTTGCGGAATTCAATCACTGCATTTGTCAAAGTTTCACCCCAGTTGAAAGATGCTGTTTGGAGTTATCTTGAACAATATGATCTTCCGGTGGTTACGGCACCACCTGGGCAGCATGTGGCAACACAG GTCTATGACATGAGGTTTGAGTTGAATGAAGTTGAAGCAAGGAGGGAGAGTTATCCATCAACCATATCATTTCTCAACTTGGTCAATGCTCTCATTGCAGAAGAAAGAAACATAAGTGACAAAGGCCGGAG GTTCATGGGTATCTTTAAATTTGTATATGAGGATGTCTTTGGGCCTTTTCCCCAAAGAGCCTATGCTGACCCTCGGGAAAAGTGGGAATTAGCACTGGCCTGCTTGGAGCACTTTCATAT GGTTTTGCGCATGTACGACATAAAGGATGATGATATTTATGCTGCTTTTAACACGTCTGGGCCTTCAACATCAAATGCCTCAGTCGAGAAACAGCTCCCGGTGCTAGAACTTGTGAAA GATTTCATGTGTGGGAAGGTTGCATTCCGCAATATTATGAACATTATACTAATGGGTGTTGACACTCTTATTAATGAACGGACTACCCAAACTTACGGGATTCTTCTGGAGAAAGCTGTCCATCTTTCACTTGAAATATTTATTCTCGTAATGGAGAGAGATCTGGTTCTTGCTGATGTTTTCCGTCCACTCTACCAG CCCTTGGAGATCATATTATCTCAAAATCATAGACAAATTATATCTTTGCTAGAGTTTGTTCGATATGATTATCTTCCTCAAATTCAGCAGTGTTCAATAAAAATTATGGGCATCCTGAG TTCTAGAATAGTTGGGCTTGTACAGTTGCTTCTGAAAGAAGATGTTGCTAAATCTGTAATTGAGGATTACGCTGCTTGCTTGGAGTTCCGTTTTGATGATTTCCAGGTCATAGAGAACACAAAAGATGACGTCGGTGTTCTAATACTGCAG CTACTTATTGACAATATTTATCGTCCAGCTCCCAACATTACACATTTACTCCTAAGATTTGATGTCAATGGACCTATAGAACGAACTGTTCTAAAACCAAAATCCCACTACAG TTGTTTAAAGATAATCCTTGACAATCTCGAAAAGGTGACAAAGCCAGATATAAATGCTTTACTTCACGAGTTCAGTTTTCAG CTGATGTACGAGTTATGTCTTGATCCTTTAACTTGTGGACCTGTCATGGATCTCCTGAGTACAACGAAGTACCAGTTCTTTTCAAAG CATGTTGGGACCATCGGTGTTTCACCACTTCCCAAAAGGAACAATAATCAAGCTCTTCGCATCAGCATGCTCCATGAG AGGGCGTGGTTGCTAAAGATACAAGCATTGGCACTACATGTATCTGATATATCATCATCTGTGTATCGGGAagcttgtttggctattctcaatgaTACTTTTGGTCACTGCGCTGAGAACATGAAGAATGCAAGCATGTTCCAATCTCCTGGCACTCCCATTTGCACTAGCAGTGGGCTGATGAATAGAAATAAG GTTTTGGAATTGCTTGAAGTTGTACAGTTCAGATGTCCAGACACTTCAATGAAATACCCTCAATTGCTTTCAAATCTGAGAGTTGAATCAAAG ATTGAAGAGATCCTACGGAATTCTGCAACATCTGAATTTGGCGGTGTATATTATTTTTCGGAGAGAGGTGATCGACTGATTGATCTGGATGCGTTCCATCAAAAGCTTATCCAG ATGTCACAAGAACTGCAAACACAATTGAGCGAGTCTGAGAAAGGAGAGCTAAAAGAATCGTTCCATCATTTGCTGAAATGGGCCTGGAGATATAACAAAAATCTTGAAGAACAGGCAGCCCAGCTTCACATGTTAACTAGCTGGTCTCAAATTGTTGAA GTAGCTGTATCAAGGAGGATGTCATTGCTTGAGAATCGTTCACAGTTATTGTTTGA GTTGCTTGACGCTTCATTGGGTGCCACATCATCTCCAGACTGTTCAGTGAAAATGGCGTATATTTTAACCAAT GTAGCATTGACCTGTATGGCTAAACTGCGGGATGAAAGATTCATATGCCCAACTGGTGCAGATTCTGATGCAGTTTCGTGCCTTGACATTATTTCGGCAAAACAGTTGTCAAATGCTGCCTGTAACTCATTGTTGTTCAAGCTCATTATGGCAATAATGAGAAATGAATCGTCTGAAACCTTGAGAAGACG CCAATATGCATTACTATTGAGTTACTTCCAGTATTGTGGTAGCATTCTCGACTCTGATGTTCCTCCGTCAGTTATCCGTTTCTTGCTACTTGAAGAACaggagggagatgatgatgaactcactCTTCAAAATGTTCTGAAGGAGCAAAGTGAATTAGCACGCGCCAACTTTGCTATCATAAGGAAGGAAGCTCAAGCGGTCATCGATTTG GTTACTAAGGATGCTATCCATGGGAGCGAAACTGGGAAAGCAATTTCGTTCTATGTTCTTGATTCATTAGTTAGTATTGACCATGAAAAGTATTTCTTAAACCAGCTTCAAAGTCGAGGAATTCTCAGATCATGTCTAACTGATGTTAGCAACTATTTGTCAAAG gacatgtcattctcatcagagTTTTCACAGCGGTTTTGCACTATTGATGCTCAGTTTTCATTACTTCTGAGAATCACTCACCATTATGGCAAACATGGCTCTCAGATTTTGTTATCCATGGGTGCTTTACAAAATCTTTCATCGTGCAACCTCTTGGGTTATCAGAAAAAG GGAAGTTCAAGGCTAAACTCTAATGTTGTGAAGGAACGAGCTGGGGAAACTGACAAGAAGTGGTCACTTACTGCACCAGTACTGCGGATAATCACATCTTTCACATCCCTCGTGGACTCAGCTGATTTTCTTGAG GTGAAGAACAAAATTGTACGTGAGATAGTGGATTTTGCCAAGCAGCATCAGTCCATTTTTAATAGCATTTTAAGAGAGAACATATCTGGAGCTAATGCCTTCAGCTTGGAGCGGCTTAATATGGTGGTTTCTATTCTCAGCAAG ATATGGGCATACGAGGAAAATGATGAATGCAGCTACATCCAAGATCTATTCTCCATGATGCATTCTCTTTTTAGTCTTGATTTTGGATCTCTGAATTTCATTCAATCACCAAATATGATTGAG AATCAGAAGTCAGAGTTGGTATTATTTGGTATCTGCTTTGGCCTAATCTCTTACCTATATTTTCTGGCTACAAAGAAGAACATGCGGTTTCAA ATTTCAGACGGTGATAACAACAAACTTGGTCAGCAGCAACCAACACTACAAATGGTTTCAAATCTTCTGAACTCTATAACACTTGCTCTTGAGAGAGTAGGTGAAGAAAAATATTTGTTGTTGAATAAG GTTCGTGATTTGAATGAGTTATCTAGGAAGGAGGTCGATGAGATAATAAAAGTATGCATGAAGCAAGATTGCATCTCGCCCAACGATAACATCCGTAAAAG GAGATATATTGCAATGATAGATTTGTGTTGCATGGCTGGCAACCGAGACCAGCTTATAACACTTCTACTCCAAGTCGCTGAATGTGCCATCACTATTCTCCTTGTTCATTTCCACGATGA AGCTTGTGCAGAAGACTTGTCTTCATTTTCCGATGAACTACTCCCTTTATTGGGGAGGTTAGAGCATTTAAAAGAG GACAAAGTTGGACGTAATCTCAAGTTGTTCTACAGATCTGTTAGCACTTTGAAAGAGATGACCGTAAGAAGCATGACCATGTGA